A genomic window from Erythrobacter sp. BLCC-B19 includes:
- the thiD gene encoding bifunctional hydroxymethylpyrimidine kinase/phosphomethylpyrimidine kinase, which produces MNKPPRILSIAGSDSSGGAGIQADIKTITMLGGYAMTAVTAITAQNTVGVQGIAPIAPEMVARQIASCIDDIGVDAIKIGMLHDAAVIAAVAEALEGVTAPIVLDPVMIATSGAALIEPAAVAALRTELFPRAALLTPNLPELEALVGHTVSDTEAMYEAAEALSQETGAAVLAKGGHGGGERIVDVLFDPGERAVAFDHARIDTVHTHGTGCTLSSAIATLLGHGQPLEHAVRLGRQFVIRAIEQAPGYGAGHGPLGHQAVRQG; this is translated from the coding sequence ATGAACAAGCCCCCGCGCATCCTCAGCATCGCCGGTTCGGATTCCTCGGGCGGCGCGGGGATCCAGGCCGATATCAAGACCATCACCATGCTCGGCGGCTATGCCATGACGGCGGTGACGGCGATCACGGCGCAGAATACGGTGGGCGTGCAGGGCATCGCGCCGATTGCGCCGGAGATGGTGGCGCGCCAGATCGCCTCGTGCATCGACGATATCGGGGTCGATGCGATCAAGATCGGGATGCTGCACGATGCGGCGGTAATCGCTGCCGTGGCCGAGGCGCTGGAGGGTGTCACCGCGCCCATCGTGCTCGATCCGGTGATGATCGCGACCTCGGGTGCGGCGCTGATCGAACCTGCCGCTGTCGCCGCCTTGCGCACCGAACTCTTCCCGCGCGCGGCGCTGCTGACCCCCAATCTGCCCGAGCTTGAGGCGCTGGTTGGGCATACCGTCAGCGACACGGAGGCGATGTACGAAGCGGCCGAGGCGCTCTCGCAAGAAACCGGCGCGGCGGTGCTGGCCAAGGGCGGGCACGGCGGAGGCGAGCGGATCGTCGACGTGCTGTTCGATCCCGGTGAACGCGCGGTCGCCTTCGATCACGCGCGGATCGACACCGTGCACACGCACGGCACCGGCTGCACGCTGTCGTCAGCGATCGCGACCCTGCTCGGCCATGGACAGCCATTGGAACACGCGGTCAGGCTTGGGCGGCAATTCGTGATCCGCGCGATCGAGCAGGCACCCGGATACGGAGCAGGCCACGGCCCGCTTGGCCATCAGGCGGTGCGGCAGGGATGA
- a CDS encoding Fe2+-dependent dioxygenase yields the protein MPQILTATQTAALRALIDAAEWTDGTVTSGTQARMVKNNLQLPEDSEAAKTGGQMVMAALQANPLFISAALPHRLYPPMFNSYAGGQAFGNHVDNALRVRAGTDWRVRADLSMTIFLEDPDAYDGGELVIETDFGPQQVKLPAGHGVLYPSSSLHRVEPVTRGRRVASFFWIQSMVRDATVRTNLFRMDQAIQSLASQNGIDDPAIVALTGVYHNLLRHNADA from the coding sequence ATACCCCAGATCCTCACTGCCACCCAGACCGCAGCCCTGCGCGCCCTGATCGACGCGGCCGAATGGACCGACGGGACGGTGACGTCCGGCACCCAGGCAAGGATGGTGAAGAATAACCTCCAGCTGCCTGAAGACAGCGAGGCCGCAAAGACCGGCGGGCAGATGGTCATGGCGGCCTTGCAGGCGAACCCGCTGTTCATTTCCGCAGCCCTGCCGCACCGGCTCTACCCGCCGATGTTCAATTCCTATGCGGGCGGGCAGGCGTTCGGGAACCATGTCGACAACGCCCTGCGCGTGCGCGCGGGCACCGATTGGCGGGTGCGCGCCGACCTGTCGATGACGATCTTCCTCGAAGACCCGGATGCCTATGACGGGGGCGAGTTGGTGATCGAGACCGATTTCGGCCCCCAGCAGGTCAAGCTGCCGGCGGGGCACGGGGTGCTCTACCCCTCCTCCTCGCTCCACCGGGTCGAGCCGGTGACGAGGGGCCGGAGAGTGGCGAGCTTCTTCTGGATCCAGTCGATGGTGCGCGATGCGACAGTGCGCACCAACCTGTTCCGGATGGATCAGGCGATCCAGTCGCTCGCCAGCCAGAACGGCATCGACGATCCCGCCATCGTCGCACTCACCGGGGTCTACCACAACCTGCTGCGCCACAACGCCGACGCCTGA